The nucleotide window CATTTTAGTGTTATAATAATTCACATTTCACTGAGAagtgttttcatatttattaatattagtTTTCATCtgatttctgccagttaaagaaaaaaagatgaaatatgtTCCCACAGTAAATCATAATTATAACTGTCCATGTGAATATCTTTCAGAAATGAGCAACACAatgttttgaaagaaagaaagaaagacaggacagacagaaagaaagaaaaagaaatttgaaaaaGACGTGCGCAAAAGTCAGAATGtgtttcagaaaaaaagaagcaatgttgattaaaacagtcaaaatgttttaaaagtgtcCAAAAATAGTGAAGGATGCTCGTCACAAGTTCCCAGAGTAAGACGGATCGAGTgaagactttatttatttatttatttatttatttaagaatttgtttttaaaaaaatgaaattttgtgaataaaacaaGTCAAACTTTCGTGAGAACATCTCGTCAGTAACACTGAGATGATTTGATGAATCACTTCTGAACAAACAATTCAGAGTTTTTTCTCAAAACATCAGAATTCAGGTTCAGGTTGAGAAATGTTGAGTTGTTACTGTGAATGATTGAAGATCACGAACATTGATGATATATTTTCAGTTAATAACCAGATAATTCTGCATTAACTGAATTCCTACACGTCCTCGAGGACTCTGGGAGCTTGTGACGGACGTTTGTTGTaatttttgagtttttccagATCAGATTTGAGTGTCGCAGCCTGAGTCGGCGTTTCTGCTCTCGTGAAGTCCGACGTCTCTGCAGACGAACGGCAGGTTGATCTTTGGACGCCTCGGCTGGTTGCTTGACAGTTTGTTCGGATGAACacgaggagaaagaagagacatTAAAGTTGCGTGCAGTCAGATTTAAGGCTTCGGGagcacagagggagaaaacatgaacacacatctgTGTCTTCGCTCCACATGTGGATCCAATCAGGTGGCTTCGTTGTGTCACTTCCCGTTTTTATGTCGATTCTCAGTTTTCCCTTTAAAATCATCTTCACTGTCGTCACTTCAGTAGTTTTTCAAGTCACTTCCAGTTTGTGAGTCGcagtttttaaacaaaaagccagtaaaaaagtcaaagctggattattgtgattttttgtGTCTTATTTTGTGTTAACGTGGTGAAAAGTGGACGAATCATCACAGGACAGCTGACGGAGAGGACGCAGGCGTCGCCTCGTCCGTCACCgctcagaagaaaaacatcagaagtgaacaaacaaactcaaagtAAGaacgtctgtttgtttgtggaggCAGAACTTCAGCACGTGTGATAAACATCTTTATAGGTCCGACACGTCGGATCTGATCCGACAGACCTGTGGAGAAACTCAACCGTCACAACTTCAAGATTCAAACTCTGATCCGACTACAGACGAACATTTCTGACATCGCGGTGAAAAATGAATCTGAAAATAATGAGCTGACTTTGTGATTTCTAACTGATTATTCTCAGAAACTcgttttaaaggaaaggttcacATTATTTAGTCAATACTCAAAAGTATCAATTAGCAAATATTTGAAGATACCGTCACTTTTTTGGGATAATATCTCATATTTACTAAGTCGTTATTTTGAGgtaacatttctttattgtgAGATTCTGACACGTTTGTCAGTTTTTGATTCTAACCCATCttgaaaaagtcattttgagGTAACATCTCATTATTTGAGACTAATTATTTTGAGAAATCATTTTCAGGTACTGAAACTCATTTCCATTAagtttctctttattttcagaTGCTAACTTATTTTATAGAAATAATGATTTGATAATAatttcagatgtttgttttcatcacatcGGCTGAAATATGCGTCTAAAAAGGAAACTGCTGATTTTAAAGCAGAGGACAGTTTGACTTCACTGTCTGCAGGTGAGTATCTGACAGACATGTTCAGCTCGTGTCTTTAGTCTCCAGTGTTCACGTCACACTTTGGACTGAATGAAGATTAAATCCAGTTTGTGGTGATTCTTCACGCAACATTTagaaaacactgactttaacCAACTCATCAGTTCAAACTAACGAACTGCTGGATGTGGTGAAATAAATGCTGCCTGTGGTTTCTAACATCGGTGGCACTCGAGCACTTTGGGACATTTGTCTGACAGAATAATGAACAAACTTAAAGTTATGATGAGGCTTTTTCCTATTTTTCACATTCCAGAGACTAAATGAGAATCTGGGAAAACATCTGTTCTGACCCGACCCGAACGCCGTGACCTCGACCGCCGTCTGCCGACACCACGGCCGGTCATAATGTTCTGCTTCCTCTCttacaaaaacactgtaagTGTAATCCCTCATGTCCGAGTGAATAtattaataaaagaaaacaaagtccACGAGATCCACGCCGAGTGGATCAGAAACAGAAGGTGAAGCGGGCCCTTCGGTCCAGGCGTCTCAGTGAGTAAAGCAGCAGGATatttacaagaaaacacacattcgtcacttcctcctccttcctggtCAGAGTTCAGCCaatgccttttgtttttcacatcgAGGTCATGTGATCCCGACGCCGGGCCCGTTTCCGTGGAGACGACCTCGGACGCAGCAGGaactgaaaagaagaagaggcacTTCTCGAATGGCTGGTTGGTTTGCGGTCGTCTCCTCTGACTCGTCTGCAGGTGGAGCAGATGTTTGGACACCGGGGGGCGCTGCTGTTGTCTCAGTGGCCTGATGCAGGAGGCACTTGGTAGTGATGCTCTGAGGAGTCCTGCTCTGCTATGTCATCAGGATGGGCTTCTGCCTCACCTCCAGGATGTCTGAGAGAGGAGACGCACCAGAGATGTCAGTCGGCTGAAGAAGAGACGTTCATTTGAGACAGAACGTCACGATTTCAGATTCTAACTTCTTATTTTGAgatattaaatcattttcagaATTATGAGACGATAACTCAAAACTTTCTAACAATCGTTATATGATAATATTTTAaggttctttttgttttcatcacatcGACTTCAGATAAAACAAACTAATGAGTCTGATCTTACTGTCATGGAGGAGAAACACAGATTAACTAGGGCCTGACATTAacctgatgtgatgtcacttcctgctctgtatgaaataaacttcactgggacaaacagactccatgtttctactcaaagacagaaagaagttcatgcagaacatttgctgaattaacaagaaggaacaaataagtcagaatcagtcagagacagagtttcacacagtttataaagtgtctccaactcaacaactcactaaactgacacatttgttaagggagtctggggacaaagaagtcgcctatactggttactggtGACTGTTCACCGTCTCCTTTCATGACTGAGTAAATGATTAATTcggtgtgttcaaacagctgatgGATGTCGGCAGGTAACACACCTGTGGTGATGCGGTGCAGCGGCAGCGTGACGTAGGTCAGGTGTGAGTAGAGCAGGAAGTAATCTTCGGTCCGGTTGAGTTTGAGCCAGGAGCCGACCAGCGAGCGACCGGTCCCCGACAGCGAGCGAGAGCGGAGGTTTGTGGTGGTGTGAAGATCTGAAACATCAAAACGGGTTCATCATCTGACCATTAATGTCTGAACATGTGACACGTCTTTACAGAAGTCCTGCCAGAGCTCATTACAgctacaacacaacaaacactcagacagacacaatCCTGCATGGAACCAGTTTGTGATCCAGTCTGTAccttcgtcttcctcctccctgaAGAACTCCTCGCTGTCGTTGGCAGAGTGAGACTTCTTCATCTCCGCGATTCTGTTTCGGGGAACTTTGCGTCtcagagacggagagaagaaggagggacGGTTCCTCTCTGGAGTCGGAGGCGTGCTGAAGGACGTCACCTGCAGGGAGACAACAACGACTGTTCTGATGTGCTGAAGGAGGAAGTGCTGAGaaaactctcctcctccttcagcgACATCGACTCAACATGCATCATCACCAAGCCGAGAGCTTCTTCCATCACAGACGTTCGTCAGCATAGAACAACAGCAGCGCCCCAACAGGAAGACAGCAAGAACAATGGCGGATGTTATTCTTTGGTGTTTAATGGCACAGTTACAGCGCCCCCCGCTGGCCTGGCATGCACACGACAGCTCCTTTGTTTTTGCAGATCTGCGTGCAACAGGATCATTTTCATGTCGTTTGaacgtggaaaaaaaaacttttgtacttttagcGAAACTGCCGTCTTGTAAACGGGGTCTTAAAGTGATGAACTGTCAGAAAAGTCTCGAGGTAACTTTaaacgtcttgttttgtcagataAATATCCAAAACTCAGAAATGTATTGATTTACTTTGGAATCTGAGCAGCTGAAACTTGtgaatttgatttaaataatcaataagaAAAATAGTTGCTGTTTGATTTTCTGCCAGTCGACTAATCGATTCATTGACGAATCATCTCAGCAGCCACGGGCTCAGACAGCGTCTCCAGTTTTGTCTCCTGCTGGTTTCACGAGATTAAATCCACATCAGCTGATTCTCAGTTTTGGTGAATATGAAtctaagataaataaaataaagtgtaatTTCATCCTGACCTCTGAGAATCCATCAGTCGACTGTGAGACACATCTGGAGGACAGACTCTTAAATGATGCATAATCTGGTCCAGCAGCATTTATTATTGATCCTGACCTGatttcatgtctttgtgtgGAGGCTTCACAGTCGACTCGGAGCCGCTGAGCTGAAGGATTTTgggtgttttctcttttgtttcgCAACAGCCGCAGACGAACAGGAGGAAGTGAAGCCAAACTCATCGTCAGTTCACTTGGTGACTTCGAAAACGCCTCAACTTGTAAGCAGACAAACGGGAAGTGCTGAGTTCCTGATCTGTGAATCTGCCAAACATCAGGCCGGACCAGGATCTGATGTTCTGTACTACGCAGCTGAGAGAGATGATTCGCTGATTTGTCGTTTTGCACATTGACAGTAAAGACTAATAAAAGTTTCCTCACCCTCTCGTGCATGGGTGACACCTGGTCCTCCTCGGTGCCGCAGGGGGAGGTGTCACCCGTCGGCACCCTGCTGACGGCCATCTCAGCGTGACCTTTGCCCTGCGGACCCTTCATCCTCACAAACTCCATGTTGTTGTACTTGTAGAAGCCAAAAGACATCCGCTGAGCCATCTTAGCAGCGACGCtcacctgcaacacacacacagaccgtCAGCATGAAGTCGAGACAGATAAAGAACAATCCAGCACAGTGTCTGTTAATATGTAATTAACCTAAACACATGTCGTATTAATCAGCACGATGATGAACGCAGAACGAGCTTTCAGACGAACTAACCCAAGAAACATCCGAgtcaaaataacatttcacatGTCGACAAATATCATTTATGTCACAACTCCTGTGTGACATTAGCCGTAGCTGCCATTTCAGCTTAATGACATAGACATACCgacatgctaacgttagcatatTAGCATTACATGTTATTATACCTTATGAGTTAAAGTGATTCTTCCATGTTCGCATCGTAACATGCTTCTGTTAGCATTTTTGGATGCTAACAGTTTTACTTCTCGAGTTAACATACCAATGTTCAAAATGTTAGCATGATACAGCAGCATTAGCTTTAACAGTATCATGTCTAGATATtgaagacaacattttttccccttttggtttaaatgtattaaacaataataaagttGAGTTCTTATAAACTTTGATAAAAGTAGTGTTCAGAGTCTTACGTCAgtttaaacagcagcagtgaatcACCCTgctaatgctagcatgctaacccatGCACAGCTAAAATGTTTAACATGATATCATTTAGCACATTAGCTCGTTCAGTAATCCAGCATAATGAATTTGAGCATAAAACCTCATTCTTGACCTCAGGGACTGTAGatggagacacaaacaaaatgtatgatttagcattagcattagcaagaTGGCGAACATGGTAAATATtacacctgctaaacatcacTGTGTTATCATTAGCAGTAtcgtgttagcatgctgctgttagcatttagctcgaaGCACCGCTGTCCCTCGGCCTCTCACCCGGTTGTCGTAGACCTTCTTGAGGGCCTCGTAGCGGATCGAGCCCTGGAAGATGACGCCCTGGAAGGTTTTGCTCTTGTCGCTCGCTACCAGCTCCACACACACCATCTCCCCCTCGCCCACCGTCATGTCACTGAACACCTGCACAGATAATAATATGTTACTTTACCTGTGGAGACCTTCACTCTTTCACCCAGTAACCTGAAGTTCCCATCTGTAATCTCAGCCCTCTGGAGCGGCATCGTCTCAACACAGTGACTGTCGGCATTGACTTGTTTAGCTCCAAAAACCTGCTCATTGATTTCCTCCCAGGGGTGAAATCTCTGATCTGGTGTTTTTCCCTGCAGTCGACCAATAAAACAAGGTGTTAATGCaggagtttgtttttaaatggagaGAAGAAGCATCAGGTCACACGTCATTAAACCAGCAGCATCTCCTCGTATCTGCTCATCAGCCAGGAACCATCAGCTGCTGTGGAGTCAGACTGCTCACAGTAAAAGCTTCATCACTGAGGGGAAACACCACTTCTagtgtttttcacatttaatcatTTGACCCGCAGGCcctcacatttacatttcaccTCCCAATTTGGGCTCCTAAGTGTCCAGAACatgtcagtggtggaagaaacCAGCTGGCACTGGACGTCAGtttaacataaaaaagatgTTGACGGATGTTCAGTTTAAGTTGGAAATGACAACCAAACATTAACGTCTTCAGCTTAACGTTGGCACCAGTCCTCACATTGAGTTTATGTAGTGAAGTAGTGAAGTGTGAGCACGAGCTTGCtgaaggtgtaaataacatcagaTCAGGTCGTGATGTcgtctctcctgcagactgatcacagcagacgagctgcatggagacatctgatgtttctttggttgttttctgttttgtggactacgagactcAACTTGTCCTTCAATGTATTTGCtatattttgtgttaatctgtAAAAAGTAGTACCTGAAGgcgtcagataaatgtagtggggtaAAAAGTGCAGTTTCTCTCTACATGTGAGCTGTAGTCGCTGCATGTGTTCGACCTCCGACTGACTGATGTCAGAGTGACGGCTGTAACATGGCTCATGTAACGTTAAAGGAAGTGCTGAGACGACCGGGCTACAGTTACCTCCTCAAAGTTGTCGATCATGAAGAAGATGTTGGGGTAGCTCATCTTGGACTCCTCTCCTTTACTGTCCATGGCGTGTTTACTGGGAGACGCAAACACTTCCTGTGAAACACGGCAGACAGCAGGATGAGGATCCAGTGATGACTGAGGCCTGAGCCTGCTGAGACAGACGTGAGCgcagctgcagctcagatcCTGATTCCTACCTGACACTTCTTCTTGTGGATGTGGATATCTCCTGCATCTGA belongs to Pagrus major chromosome 14, Pma_NU_1.0 and includes:
- the kiaa0930 gene encoding uncharacterized protein KIAA0930 homolog, which encodes MASFPGLCQTVGPAEEEGGEPDGSLQQMLKAIADERNRLNIRQEISGLGCFKDDRIVFWTWMFSTYFMEKWAPRQDDMLFYVRRKLAYVSADNSEGKKVEVEVYRRDSKKLPGLGDPDIDWEESVYLNLILQKLDYVVTCAVCTRSDAGDIHIHKKKCQEVFASPSKHAMDSKGEESKMSYPNIFFMIDNFEEVFSDMTVGEGEMVCVELVASDKSKTFQGVIFQGSIRYEALKKVYDNRVSVAAKMAQRMSFGFYKYNNMEFVRMKGPQGKGHAEMAVSRVPTGDTSPCGTEEDQVSPMHERVTSFSTPPTPERNRPSFFSPSLRRKVPRNRIAEMKKSHSANDSEEFFREEEDEDLHTTTNLRSRSLSGTGRSLVGSWLKLNRTEDYFLLYSHLTYVTLPLHRITTDILEVRQKPILMT